In Sphingomonas sp. SORGH_AS_0950, the following are encoded in one genomic region:
- the pnuC gene encoding nicotinamide riboside transporter PnuC, with amino-acid sequence MTWLESIAFVLGVANVTLVVRRSLWNYPVALVMVSLYALLFWRERLYSDAALQLFFFVLNLYGWIVWRRSVAQAGEVRVDTLPLRARGLWLAGIAIASLGWGAAMAHWTDAAMPFWDASNAVASVAAQILLARRRLENWILWIVVDLSSIALYAVKGLTLTAILYVIFLGLSLWGYREWRGRA; translated from the coding sequence ATGACCTGGCTTGAGTCCATCGCCTTCGTCCTCGGGGTCGCGAACGTCACGCTCGTCGTGCGGCGCAGCCTGTGGAACTATCCCGTCGCGCTGGTGATGGTATCGCTCTATGCGCTGCTGTTCTGGCGGGAGCGGCTGTACAGCGACGCCGCGCTGCAACTCTTCTTCTTCGTGCTCAACCTCTATGGCTGGATCGTCTGGCGGCGCAGCGTCGCGCAGGCGGGCGAGGTGAGGGTGGACACGCTGCCCTTGCGCGCGCGTGGCCTGTGGCTGGCGGGGATCGCGATCGCCTCGCTCGGTTGGGGGGCCGCGATGGCGCACTGGACCGATGCGGCGATGCCCTTCTGGGATGCGTCCAATGCCGTTGCCAGCGTCGCGGCGCAGATATTGCTGGCGCGGCGGCGGCTGGAGAACTGGATCCTCTGGATCGTCGTCGATCTCTCCTCCATCGCGCTCTATGCGGTGAAGGGGCTGACGCTGACCGCCATCCTCTATGTCATCTTTCTGGGGCTGAGCCTGTGGGGCTATCGCGAATGGCGGGGGCGGGCGTGA
- a CDS encoding tryptophan halogenase family protein: MSDPCPPTRVVIAGGGTAGWLAATALVRQLGPLVQVVLVESDEIGTVGVGESTIPTARSFHGFLGIDEAAFMRATQATFKLGIGFENWGRVGDRYFHPFGTVGRSVAIADFQHFWLEARRHGFGGAYTDYSLEARAAAAGRFGRDEAGTLAYAYHLDATAYARFLRGIAEPAGVRRVEGRIASIERHGEGGDIAALHLVSGDRIEGDLFLDCTGFRALLIEGALETGFEDWSEWLACDRAIAVQTEAVAAPVPYTRAIAHRAGWRWRIPLQTRVGNGLVYASAHMSEDEATATLMAGIEGMPLSEPRALQFRAGMRRRAWSRNCVALGLAAGFIEPLESTSIHLVMIAVMRLIQGFPFQGQDSAALRTRFNAQSRHEWEHIRDFIILHYAQTERTDSPFWQRCSTMRVPETLAERIALFAESAGAWQGQDDLFRIDSWVSVMLGQGLVPKAHHRIPGMLSRQALKDSFDGLDQQLSRQLQSIPDHLAFLKGYCEATA, encoded by the coding sequence ATGAGTGATCCCTGTCCGCCGACGCGGGTCGTCATCGCGGGGGGCGGGACCGCCGGGTGGCTGGCCGCCACCGCGCTCGTGCGGCAATTGGGGCCGCTCGTCCAAGTCGTCCTGGTCGAATCCGACGAGATCGGCACCGTCGGAGTGGGCGAGTCCACCATTCCCACCGCGCGCAGCTTCCATGGCTTTCTCGGCATCGACGAGGCGGCGTTCATGCGCGCCACCCAGGCGACCTTCAAGCTGGGCATCGGGTTCGAGAATTGGGGCCGGGTCGGCGACCGCTATTTCCACCCGTTCGGAACCGTGGGGCGATCCGTGGCGATCGCCGACTTCCAGCATTTCTGGCTGGAGGCGCGGCGTCACGGGTTCGGCGGCGCCTATACCGACTATTCGCTCGAGGCGCGGGCGGCGGCGGCGGGCCGGTTCGGCCGGGACGAGGCCGGGACCCTGGCCTATGCCTATCATCTCGATGCCACCGCCTATGCCCGCTTCCTGCGCGGTATCGCCGAACCCGCCGGGGTACGCCGGGTCGAGGGCCGCATCGCCAGCATCGAGCGCCACGGCGAGGGCGGGGACATCGCCGCGCTGCATCTGGTGTCGGGCGACCGGATCGAGGGGGACCTGTTCCTCGACTGCACCGGCTTTCGCGCGCTGCTGATCGAGGGTGCGCTGGAGACGGGTTTCGAGGACTGGAGCGAATGGCTGGCCTGCGACCGGGCGATCGCGGTCCAGACCGAGGCCGTCGCGGCTCCGGTCCCCTATACCCGCGCGATCGCGCACCGGGCGGGCTGGCGCTGGCGCATCCCGCTCCAGACGCGGGTGGGCAATGGCCTGGTCTATGCCTCGGCCCATATGAGTGAGGACGAGGCGACCGCCACCCTGATGGCGGGGATCGAGGGTATGCCGCTGTCCGAGCCGCGCGCCCTGCAATTCCGCGCCGGGATGCGTCGTCGGGCCTGGAGCCGCAACTGCGTGGCGCTGGGGCTTGCGGCGGGGTTCATCGAGCCGCTGGAGTCGACCAGCATCCATCTGGTCATGATCGCGGTCATGCGCCTGATCCAGGGTTTTCCCTTTCAGGGCCAGGACAGCGCGGCGCTGCGGACGCGGTTCAATGCCCAGTCGCGTCACGAATGGGAGCATATCCGCGACTTCATCATCCTGCATTATGCGCAGACAGAGCGGACGGACTCGCCATTCTGGCAGCGCTGCTCGACGATGCGCGTCCCCGAGACCCTCGCGGAACGGATCGCATTGTTCGCCGAAAGCGCGGGGGCGTGGCAGGGGCAGGATGATCTGTTCAGGATCGATTCCTGGGTTTCGGTGATGCTGGGGCAGGGGCTTGTCCCGAAAGCCCATCACCGCATTCCCGGAATGCTGAGCCGTCAGGCGCTGAAGGATTCGTTCGACGGACTGGACCAGCAGCTTTCACGGCAGTTGCAGTCGATCCCGGACCATCTTGCGTTTCTCAAGGGGTATTGCGAGGCGACGGCTTGA
- the lepA gene encoding translation elongation factor 4: MSTPLDKIRNFSIIAHIDHGKSTLADRLIQFTGGLTDREMSEQVLDNMEIEKERGITIKAQTVRLAYKAQDGETYTLNLMDTPGHVDFAYEVSRSLAACEGALLVVDAAQGVEAQTLANVYQSIEHDHEIVPVINKIDLPAAEPEKVRAEIEDVIGIDASGAVLASAKSGIGIGDILEAIVKNIPAPKGDAAAPLKAMLVDSWYDPYLGVVILVRVMEGTLKKGQQIKFMQAGTTHLIDRVGCFRPKIEQLTELGVGEIGFITAQIKDVAQARVGDTLTDAKKPTEQALPGFKEVQPVVFCGLFPVDANDFEKLRESISKLRLNDASFSFEMETSAALGFGFRCGFLGLLHLEIIQERLTREYDLDLITTAPSVVYQIELTHDGGQIDLHNPADMPDPNKIESISEPWIEATIYVPDEYLGSILKLCQDRRGIQKNLTYVGGRAQATYELPLNEVVFDFYDRLKSLSKGYASFDYHQIGYREGDLVKMSILVNEEPVDALSMIVHRGTAETRGRGMCERLKELIPRHLFKIPIQAAIGGKVIARETISAMRKDVTAKCYGGDATRKRKLLEKQKKGKAKMREYGSVSIPQEAFIAALRMGDEA; encoded by the coding sequence GTGTCCACGCCGCTCGACAAGATCCGCAACTTTTCCATCATCGCGCATATCGACCATGGCAAGTCGACGCTCGCCGATCGCCTGATCCAGTTCACCGGCGGCCTGACCGACCGCGAGATGAGCGAACAGGTTCTCGACAATATGGAGATCGAGAAGGAACGCGGCATCACCATCAAGGCGCAGACCGTGCGCCTGGCGTACAAGGCGCAGGACGGCGAGACCTATACGCTGAACCTGATGGACACGCCGGGCCATGTCGACTTCGCCTATGAGGTCAGCCGGTCGCTGGCGGCGTGCGAAGGCGCGCTGCTGGTCGTCGACGCCGCCCAGGGTGTCGAGGCGCAGACGCTGGCCAATGTCTATCAGTCGATCGAGCATGACCATGAGATCGTGCCCGTCATCAACAAGATCGACCTGCCCGCCGCCGAACCCGAAAAGGTCCGCGCGGAGATCGAGGATGTGATCGGTATCGACGCCTCGGGTGCGGTGCTGGCCAGCGCCAAGTCGGGCATCGGCATCGGCGACATCCTGGAAGCGATCGTCAAGAACATTCCCGCGCCCAAGGGTGACGCGGCCGCACCGCTGAAGGCGATGCTGGTCGACAGCTGGTACGACCCCTATCTGGGCGTCGTCATCCTGGTCCGCGTGATGGAAGGCACGCTGAAAAAGGGTCAGCAGATCAAGTTCATGCAGGCGGGCACCACCCACCTGATCGACCGCGTCGGCTGTTTCCGCCCCAAGATCGAGCAGCTGACCGAGCTGGGCGTCGGCGAGATCGGCTTCATCACCGCGCAGATCAAGGACGTGGCGCAGGCGCGCGTCGGCGACACGCTGACCGACGCCAAGAAGCCGACCGAGCAGGCGCTGCCGGGCTTCAAGGAAGTCCAGCCGGTGGTGTTCTGCGGCCTGTTCCCGGTCGACGCCAACGATTTCGAGAAGCTGCGCGAGTCGATCAGCAAGCTGCGGCTGAACGACGCCTCGTTCAGCTTCGAGATGGAGACGTCGGCGGCGCTGGGCTTCGGCTTCCGCTGCGGCTTCCTGGGTCTGCTGCATCTGGAGATCATCCAGGAGCGGCTGACCCGCGAATACGACCTCGACCTGATCACCACCGCGCCGTCGGTGGTCTATCAGATCGAACTGACGCACGACGGCGGGCAGATCGACCTGCACAACCCGGCCGACATGCCCGATCCCAACAAGATCGAGTCGATCAGCGAGCCGTGGATCGAGGCGACCATCTATGTCCCCGACGAATATCTGGGCTCGATCCTGAAGCTGTGCCAGGACCGGCGCGGCATCCAGAAGAACCTGACCTATGTCGGCGGGCGCGCGCAGGCGACCTATGAACTGCCGCTCAACGAAGTCGTGTTCGATTTCTATGACCGGCTGAAGTCGCTGTCCAAGGGCTATGCCAGCTTCGACTATCACCAGATCGGCTATCGCGAGGGCGACCTCGTGAAGATGTCGATCTTGGTCAATGAAGAGCCGGTCGACGCGCTGTCGATGATCGTCCACCGCGGCACCGCCGAAACGCGCGGACGCGGCATGTGCGAGCGGCTGAAGGAACTGATCCCACGCCACCTGTTCAAGATCCCGATCCAAGCGGCGATCGGCGGCAAGGTGATCGCGCGCGAGACGATCAGCGCGATGCGCAAGGACGTGACCGCCAAATGCTATGGCGGCGACGCGACGCGTAAGCGCAAGTTGCTGGAAAAGCAGAAAAAGGGTAAGGCGAAGATGCGCGAATACGGCTCGGTCAGCATCCCGCAGGAAGCCTTTATCGCGGCGCTGCGCATGGGCGACGAGGCGTAA
- a CDS encoding AAA family ATPase, whose amino-acid sequence MTSICLHGPESTGKSTVGPRLARTLGGCYLGEYGRDYAEAHGTDFTMADLVAIGQGHDARLVRAMAEGPWPVVTDTDPLMTAVWADMLFGTRDPWFATWNRLSDVYLLFAPDLPWVEDGTRLFGTRAARQRFFDLSRAELDRHGVAYRLIEGQGESRYANCIAALEHFGIRPHLC is encoded by the coding sequence GTGACGAGCATCTGCCTGCATGGGCCCGAAAGCACCGGCAAGTCGACCGTCGGGCCGCGCCTGGCCCGGACATTGGGCGGATGCTATCTGGGCGAATATGGCCGCGACTATGCCGAGGCGCATGGCACCGACTTCACCATGGCCGATCTGGTGGCGATCGGGCAGGGGCATGATGCCCGGCTGGTCCGCGCGATGGCGGAGGGGCCATGGCCGGTGGTGACCGATACCGATCCGCTGATGACCGCCGTCTGGGCCGACATGTTGTTCGGCACGCGCGATCCCTGGTTCGCGACGTGGAACCGGCTGTCCGACGTCTATCTTCTCTTCGCCCCCGATTTGCCTTGGGTCGAGGACGGCACCCGCCTGTTCGGTACGCGCGCGGCGCGGCAACGCTTCTTCGACCTGTCGCGCGCGGAACTGGATCGGCACGGCGTGGCGTACCGGTTGATCGAGGGGCAGGGCGAAAGCCGCTATGCAAATTGCATCGCCGCGCTAGAGCACTTTGGCATCCGCCCGCATCTTTGCTAA